Genomic DNA from Klebsiella variicola:
CGGCAGCTGTCAGGTAGCGACGTCGACGATCCAGGTCACTCTGGGCACGGTAAACCGGGCGGAGTTTCACGGTAAAGGGAGCACCGGCGGCCAGGCGAAGCGCTTTTCGATCCCGGTGTTCTGCCCGTCGCCGACCGACGTGCGCATCGGCTTTTTCGGCGTCAGCGTGGAGAGCGATACCCTGGCCCTGAGCAAGGCCAGCAACAGCGCCAGCGGCGTCGGCGTGAAGCTGACCTACGGTAATAACCCCGGCGCGGCGGTCTCTGATGGCACCAGCGTTAAGATCAATGAGGCCAGCAACTTGCCGATCCTGAAAAGGGTGACCGGCACAAACGCCGGTACCGCCGAGGCGATCAATTTTAACGCCCAGTATGTGCAAACTGACGCCACGGTGGGGGCGGGCACGGCCAACAGCATGGTGACCTTCGCCCTGGAGTATAACTAGCCTGACGCTGGCGCATGGGCATTCTGCAGGGGGATGGGCACCACCGCGCCGTAGTCGTCGATATAGTTCAGCTGGTACAGGCGAGTGCTGTCGGTGGTCATCACGGTATGGCTGCTGTATGGCCGGAGCATCACGTTTCTCATCGGCGAGAGGTGGCCTTTATTATCGATCAGCGTCCCGTTGACCAGGGTGATATGCAGTGGGCCTGAGTTGGTAAAGCGCAGGTGATTCCCGCTCTGCTGCCACTGCAGCTTTTGCACCTCTCTGGCGAGGGTGGTGGTGATGGCGGGCGGACGATAAAAGAGCTTCAGGCGGGTACGGACGACAAATTGCAGCGTATGCGTGCCGACGGCTGCGGGAGGCGTCTCCTGGATATTGACCCAGTACACGCTTTCCCGATCGCCGGGCAGCCCGCCGCCGAGATAGATAAAGCGCAGCTGGGCGGATTGTTGCGGCGATAAATAGACCTGCGGCGGCGTCGCCACTATCGGCAGGCCGACGCGCGAGGTATTGAGTCCGGCGTCCAGCCAGATCTGCACTTTATAAGGCGTGCTGCTGCGATTGTGAATGTTCAGGCTGGCGACCTTTTCTTTCCCGGAATAGACCACCCGCGTGGCATTAATGGTGATCCCGGCGCAGGCCTGAAAGGTCACTGCGCAGAGCAGAACCGCCAGTTGTGTTTTCATGAGGACTCCCTTGACGTCTCATCCCTGACCGGGAAGCTATTCCTGCATAATGGTAAATCGGGCCGTCGCATTGCCGTCGCCGGGATCGGCGTGGGTTTTGTCCCAGGTGTAATAGAAGGCGTTCAGCCTGAAGGTTCCGGAGCCGCCGTCCACCGGGATCTCTATGCGGGGATCGTGTTGCGGATCAAGGCGTTCATCGAGGCTGAGCGGGGTGCCCGTGCGGTCAGTGAGCAGAATACCTACCTTGCTGGCCGGCTTACCGCTGCCGTCGAGCGCCAGCACGCGGTTTTCAGGTGTGTCGGCAGGCGAGGGGCCGTCAACCACAATGTAGTAAGTGCCTTTCTCACAATCTTTAACGCGAATGTCGATGCCGACCGCCGGCCCGGTCCCAGACTGACTGTTTTTCAGTCTCGACAGCGGAATAGCGCCCATACTGACGTCGATGACCCCGCTGTCGTTCACCCCTTCGAGCTTGCAGGAGGCGTTCACGACCTTGCCGATGAAATTCAGCTTGCCCTCTGCCGCGAGTGCAGGGACAGCGGCCAGCCCGGCAAAGACCGTCGCCAGACACAGCGTGATTATTTTCATTTTCTTTCCTTCTCTATTGCCCGTAAAGCTGGCGCCAGGGCCGTTATTTTGATGAGTCTTATTTACGCCAGGTATGTTTTTTATTAATTCATCTGACTGACAAATTTATTAATACCAGGAAATAAACTGGCTTGTTATTTAGGGGCTGCTTTTGTCGGGATAGTAGCGTGGGGGAATTGCGACGTAAATAAGACGGTTATTAACGCGAGTTGAATGCCAAATATCGCTCGATAAAATAAATTGCTATTTTAATTCAATGCATTAGAAATAGCTTATTGCTCTTTTTTGCCAGGTGTTCGAACCCACTTCATGGTGGAAAATACGATCGTTCACGTAAGGCTACGCCCGGCAGATGAGGGATCATTCACCGGAGGGGGCTGTTTTTTATCGCCAGATTTGCGATCGGCAACCGTGCTGCCGGGTTGTATGTCACGATGATTAAAAATAGGATGAATGCCCTGGCGTATGCTGCGGATGGTGTGGACTGATAAGCGGCCGATCACCCCGGCGCGAAAAATCGATAACGATAAGGATGGCGAGATGAAACTGACGGTGGGGCTGGCGCTGACGCTGGCGATAATGACCTGCGGCGCCCAGGCGCGCGATATGCAAACCATCGAGCACAGCGGTGAGCTGAAAGTGGGCGTGCCGGGCGATTACGCCCCGCTGGCGTTTCGCAATGCCGCCGGCGAGCTGCAGGGCTATGACGTGGACATGGCCCGCGATCTCGGGCGCACGCTGGGGCTGAAGGTGAGCTTCGTCTACACCAGCTGGCCAGCGCTCGCCGCCGATCTGCGGGCGGACAAGTTTGATATTGCGATGGGCGGCGTGACGCAGACTCCGGCGCGGGCGAAGGGCTTCGCCCTCAGCCACCCGGTAGTGGCGAACGGTAAAATCGCCTTAGCCAACTGCCAGGCCGCCCCGCGGCTCGGCTCGCTGGCGAAGATTGACCGCCCGGAGGTGAAGGTGGTCGTCAACCCTGGCGGCACAAACCAGAGCTTTGTCGATGAGCATATCAAGCAGGCGCAGATCATTCGCGTACAGAACAACGTCGACAATCTGGAGGCGCTGCGGCAGAAAACAGCCGATATGATGGTGACAGACCTGATCGAAGGCGACTATTACCAAAGCAAAGAGCCCGGCGTGTTCTGCGTTGCTAACGAAACACCGTTCGCCGGCACCGCCAGCGACAAGGTGTATATGATGAATAAGGATAACCCGGCGCTGCTGGAGAAAGTGAACCAGTGGCTGGATAGCCAGGACAAAGAGGTTCTCAAACGGAAGTGGAAAATTCGCGGTTAACGCGGCGGCGCGCCACCGCCGGCAGACGCGTCCGGC
This window encodes:
- a CDS encoding molecular chaperone, with translation MKTQLAVLLCAVTFQACAGITINATRVVYSGKEKVASLNIHNRSSTPYKVQIWLDAGLNTSRVGLPIVATPPQVYLSPQQSAQLRFIYLGGGLPGDRESVYWVNIQETPPAAVGTHTLQFVVRTRLKLFYRPPAITTTLAREVQKLQWQQSGNHLRFTNSGPLHITLVNGTLIDNKGHLSPMRNVMLRPYSSHTVMTTDSTRLYQLNYIDDYGAVVPIPLQNAHAPASG
- a CDS encoding fimbrial protein, giving the protein MKIITLCLATVFAGLAAVPALAAEGKLNFIGKVVNASCKLEGVNDSGVIDVSMGAIPLSRLKNSQSGTGPAVGIDIRVKDCEKGTYYIVVDGPSPADTPENRVLALDGSGKPASKVGILLTDRTGTPLSLDERLDPQHDPRIEIPVDGGSGTFRLNAFYYTWDKTHADPGDGNATARFTIMQE
- a CDS encoding transporter substrate-binding domain-containing protein, whose product is MLRMVWTDKRPITPARKIDNDKDGEMKLTVGLALTLAIMTCGAQARDMQTIEHSGELKVGVPGDYAPLAFRNAAGELQGYDVDMARDLGRTLGLKVSFVYTSWPALAADLRADKFDIAMGGVTQTPARAKGFALSHPVVANGKIALANCQAAPRLGSLAKIDRPEVKVVVNPGGTNQSFVDEHIKQAQIIRVQNNVDNLEALRQKTADMMVTDLIEGDYYQSKEPGVFCVANETPFAGTASDKVYMMNKDNPALLEKVNQWLDSQDKEVLKRKWKIRG